A segment of the Lycium ferocissimum isolate CSIRO_LF1 chromosome 10, AGI_CSIRO_Lferr_CH_V1, whole genome shotgun sequence genome:
tatatttttaaaaaataattataaagtaaaaataaaaaataaattaattaatagaaataaaaaataaattagaaaagcaaagaaattaaaataaaataaaaagaaattaaataacataaataaaaaataaattaaaaaggaaatgaaattaaaataaaataaaaaagaaataaactaaaaagtaactatgtaattacagggtgtaattacacccaattctcagccccccttgagaattggagagtgtaattacacactctcaattacacccaattcccactTAACTGTATAATTACATGGTCAAATAAACAGGCCAAACTGTGTAATAAcatccaattccaattacctgatGGCTTTCCAAATAGGCCCTAAACAAAAGCATTGTTTTCGTTGCTGCTGCTTTTTCCTCCTTACTTTCCATTCCCATTTTTAATCCGCAACTTAAAAATTCCAAGTATGAATTTCTAACTCTCTTCCATTCACTCAGTGCTCATTTATCAAAACCTATTTCGGATAATGCTAATGTTAATATTTGAGTCTATATTGTAgcatttttgacattttttcaaATTCTGAGCGATAGTGTTGATCAAAGTTTTGTGAAATTCTTTATGTCATAATCATGGTAAGGGATTGAAGTAAATTTTAGAAAATGCAGctatataatttcaaaagttgGAGGAGGTCATAAGAACCCATCCATCCAAATATGGTGGATTGGGATTTTGCTAATAATGTGTTCGATATATTGCTCCAATGATATTTGAGGTATAAAATTTGGCTTTACAATCCTCAACTTCAGACCTTTTGGTTAGAACTGCATATGCAATATGCAAAAGTTGATAGTCCCCAACTTTAGACCTATATATCTGAAGTTTCAAATAAGTggttttcaacttcaatttcgCATGCTTGAAATTACTTTTGAATTGATAAATTTCGGCTATTATTTACATAAGGGTTCTAAATACCGCTTTTGTGCAGTTGATCAATTTTGAGGGAGAGATTTTAGGAAAATTACGCTCTGCCTtttgttgaaaatatttacgccacgtAGATCATACTTTGTGTATAAGTACACGGTTTAACTCATAtttatgtataaacaccttttataaactattatataatttatacaaTGTTGATAAAttatgcataatttttttttcccagatATGATATTGTATATTGGGATAGTGGCgtaaatgttttgaaaatatccctttttctttttgaaaagaaaaagaataaatttttcatccaaactctGTCTCTTTGTGCAAAAATTTTATTTCCTAATTGTTCGACGAAACGCCTGTAATATTCCAAAATTGTGTGAGTGAAATAAGAagttttaatattattattttttcagagAAATGGTATTTTAGAGAAGTTAAACCAAAAAGTCCAAAATTTCGATAGTACCAAAGCAGCAGAGGAACTATGACtgaaaacacaacaacaaaaaagggTCTATAAAACCAAACGACTCTTACCCTTTTTACTACTACTAGTATATCATTTTTAGCTGTCCATCTTTGTGTTCTCCGCCACTTTCCTCTCAGATccgttctttctttttcttttagatctcatcatcatcaatggCTGCTTCTTCCTTTGCCATCTCTTCCCTTTCATGCTCCTCCTTCAAGCCCAACCAGGTCTATTTTCACTCTCAAATCTACTTTTGttgtgattttcttgatttagtTTTTTAGTTTGCTGTGGTACAGATCAATCTTTTGATGTTGTATTTGTGTTAATAAGTTTGTGTAAATTTGAGGTGCGCTTATGTGTGAAAAAGCTTCATTTTTCCCTAGTTTCGTGATGATGTGTTTTAAAATGTCTTGATTTTGCAGTTCTATTAGTCATTTTATGTGTCTTTTTAACGATTTATTTGGGAATAGACGGGAATTTGTTTGAAAGATTCTTTTGGTTATAAAAAGATCTGATTTTGCACAATCTTTTTATAGTAAATGTCTTCGTTGTCCTTGCAGATGGTTTTTTCAAATCTGGTCCTTGTTGTTTTGCTTATatctttttttaaatctttctaATAGATCTGTTTATGATGGTTGTGAAAGTTTTTTTGGAGGTGGAGAGATTTTCATTTGCTGCTTCACCATTTGAGTTTGTACTCTAAATCTTAAGAGAATTAGAATACAGTGCATGTTCTTTTTATCTCCTTTTGTGAGTTTGAAACTTTCTTTTTCAACTATGGTTGATCAAGTTATTAAAAACCAAAGCTTTCATGAAATCGCTTAAGTAAAGATATGAATGAAACGCTACTGGAAACGGAAGTCCGTTGTTTCATTTAGAAAGTGTGGggtttttcataattttcaaccttttctacaaaataaaaaatcattaaGCTTTATACAATCTTCTATCTGTGTTTTACTTTTCCTCTGTATTTGATGTGTTGTGTCTCTAACTGAGCTTCTTCTGTTGAATCGCTCAGGCATATTTGAAGACCTCCTCCCTTTCTATCAAGGGAATAAGCTTCCCTTCCCTCAGATTGAAGCCAGCTACTCGCCGCTTCAGCATTAACTGTGCGGTATGTTTCTGCTTTCTTTTACCAGAGTCCTAATCCAGGCTGTTCAAATATTGTTTTTTCTTGTGAGGGGAGATTAGCATTTCTCGTTATATCACAAGTGATGCATGTTTAAATTGGTTGGCTTGGTGCTATATTTTGTTTAATTGTTGTAAGAGATCAGTGATTCAGCAGTCCCATGCTACTAATTAACAATTAAGAATTGTATATGTGCAGGCTAAACCAGAGACAGTTGACAAAGTGTGTGAAATTGTGAAGAAACAACTGGCTCTTCCCGGTGATAAAGTAGTCAACGGAGAGTCAAAATTTACAGCACTTGGTGCAGATTCTCTTGACACGGTACGTTGAGTTTAGAACAAATTTTGCAGTGCCAAGTCCTGCAACGTTTTGTTGATCAAAATGGCTCCTGAAACCATTAACAGATGGGATTCATCTAACATATTTAGAACTCTAATGATAATGTGGTATTGAAGGATTGTAAAGGTAGAATGGTGCTTTCCTTTAGAAAGTGGGACTAGCTACTCCTGTCTGTAAATTGTTACCAGAATTTTTAGAAATGATCAACCTGAACATCTTAAAATATAGATAAAATGCTGGTATAACCTTAGTATACGAGAGATGCCaagtttttttcttattttctgcTACTAAGACATCCTAAGTTATAATAAGGTAGCTTTAGCtgcttgttttcttttctcATCTAGTATTTGAACCTCCAATAGTTTATTCATATTTTGGAATGCAGCTGATTTGTCATTTCTGAATTGTGTAAATTCTGCTCTAATGGActttgttattgatattgtcgTTCATGTCCAGGTTGAGATTGTCATGGGACTTGAGGAGGCTTTTGGAATCACTGTGGAAGAAGAGAATGCACAAACTATTGCAACAGTTCAAGATGCTGCTGACTTGATTGAGGAACTCGTCGCCAAGAAATGATGAGAGAAAGTTGAGATGTAGAAGCTTGCCCCCAGCAAGTTAGGTCTAGTCGGAGGGATCTCATTTTGGttgaaagtttttatatctattttagtcattttaaaTGGGTTATCTCTTTATGGGGAGAGCCTCTATTGCAGTCTTGTGTTCCAGTGAGCTTTGTCTTAGATAATAGGATTTCTTTCATCTGAGAGGAACTCTCATTCATGGcttgtttgtttcattttctGTAAGACTGGTCATATTTCAACGGCATCCTTGTAGTATTTATGTTTGTCTACTGCATTCTGCAGACCTTTTTGCCAACCGCAAAATCGTCGGGTTAAAAGGAAAGGGAAAACAAAACTGAGGGTTTTTTCGGTGAGAAAATgattatatgatatgttgatgcCTAGTTGTTTTTTATTAACGAAGAAACAGAATAGAAAGGGCTGTACAAAAATGGCGATTGGAATGTTATGTAGGTCCAGGAGTGGGGACTTGTTTGGTTGTAAAGTTGGTGAAGTGAGATTAAAAGTATGAGGTGATGAGGCAAATCTTTTTCAGTCTTATGCAGTCGTGCAGTTAAAACAACCCCACAAGGCGTTACTTTGAGATTGGAGATGGACGATAACAGAGATCCTCTAATATCGTCCAATCTTTTTACTCGACTTTTGGAAATGCTATTTGGGATTTGCAGTTAACATTCGCCACTCTGGGAGTAGCTATATGTCAaataattgattattttttgCCGGAAagttatatcatgtatataatcAAATGTTACTTTTtttatacaacaacatactctcacaaagtggggtcagtatggaaaagaaataaatactATGACAGAATACTATACAAGCGTGAATAAAGCTGTCTGGAAAAAAGCGCACTAACTACCAAATTAAACGATAAACGAAGTACAAGCAACAATAGATAGTAGCAAAAATCGAAGGACAAGAAACTGCAGGAGTAAGGTAGCAAAAATCCaaggacaagaaactacaagAGTAAGGCGACTCCTAGTATGAAAAGGCTAAGCGGGACAACGCTCAACGACCTATtaaccttctatcctaatctgtgTCCTCCATAACCTCTTATCTAAGGCCATGTCCTCGGTATGCTGGAACTACGTCATGTCCTTTCTAATCActtctccccaatacttcttcggcctatcTCTACATCTCCTGAAACCGTACatgccaacctctcacacctccgcactggagcATCCGTGCCTCTCCTtttcacatgtccaaaccatctcagcctcacTTCCCgtatcttgtcctccaccgaggccactcctACCTTGTCCCTAAtaacttcattcctaatcctctCCAtcctagtatgcccacacatccatcgcaacatcctcatttccgcaactttcatcttacacgaacgtgagagttcttgactaaccaacactccgccccaccTAACATAGTTGGCCTAACCACCACCCtgtaaaacttgcctttgagttttggtggcaccttcttatcacataaGACTCAGAAAGTAagcttccatttcatccaccctgcaccaatagGATGTGTGACATTACCATCAATCTCTTTATTTCCTTGgttaatagacccaagatacctGAAACTTCTTTTCTATTGGATGGCCTGGGTATCATGACCTGGAacttttttgatatatatatattctttgtcATAGGATTTATTCCCAAAAAATGCAGTCTATGTAGTGTAACTACACATGACTCGTACAAGGGAAGGTCACTTGAGTCGAGTGTTTTCGATAtgaagaattatatatatgatttttttttaaaaatattaaatttgaattcataattttaaaatgtaATGAATCCAAGAACTTTATGGTAGGAGTGTACAAagaaaaccgacaaaccgcaccaattGATAATCCGAATCAAACCGAAAAAGAAACTCGATTagtgatttggtttgacttagtttggtattggaaaaaaaaaaccgatcataattggtttggtttggtctgattttaattaaaaaaagtcaaaccgaaccaaaccaatccgacattacatttatacaatttttaaaaatattctatacataaaaatatttatttgtattattttttttttcataggttttgtcttttaacatattattttaaGCTTGACTATGTGTTTTATAGCCACATGATGTGTAAGCTCAATAAAGCGATGACCAAACGAATCAATACTAACGtcttaacaaaagaaattcaattcaaacactaggaatgacaataatgtttgatatttattctttagttttgcattggTTTAGACAGtgaaaatatataacttaattttattttttctttgtcatttaattaatacttattagctgtacttattttagcatgactttatatttttagattatgatcattttttattatggcttattaattagcaatatttattttatgcgatttcattatttttgttgttgaatatttcaTTCCGATGTCATCATTCATAttacattttgtgttattttcttaagaaacaccctaattatatagttgtatcttactaggaataaaaaaacatttgaagtaaaagctatatattatgtattaagAGCTTTCCGaaaaaacccaagaaaatcGAGAAACCCGAGAAAATCCGACTTTTGTTGATCcggtttatagatttaaaacTCCGATAcaattagtttaatttgatatttgaaaaacccgaaccaatccgatccatgtacacccctactttATTGGTTGAATCAGTCAAGTTAAAATTCTGAATACTTCCATTGAGACATTGCAAGTTTAGAGGCGTCTGCACTCTGCATGCTTATATTTTGGTTTAATTCtgcaatttttaaaattttagacGATTTTGACAAATTGCAACTTTTACTAGTGCTCACAAAAATCAGCAACTGTTTCAACACTATTTGAAATTAAGGCACTCTCCAATAAGTAAGTAATATTTAGGAGATAATAACTCTCTgcatataatcaaaatataatcgCTTCTTATTCTCCTTCCGTCTCTCCAAGATATTGTTATGAGATTCCACTTGTAGATGTTCATGTAAGCAGAACTTTAATGAATACCAGGATCTTGAACACAATAATCTTACAAGAAGAGAACATACCCAAAACATGCCTGATGTGGAAGACATTAGCACGAAAGCGGAAGCATTACTTGTATAAACTAGTTTCTACCTCCTTGCCCTAGCCTTACGTTACCACAGCCGTCAGTGATGGAAAAAGTATATAGAATAAGTGGTAACCCTAATGGGTGGAGGGAGGACCAATTTATAGGAGTTGAGACTTAATCCGGTACGTCCATCAAATAACCGATCTAACAGACGAGATTTATTCGTCATTAAATATTAGTTATGGGCTTTACATTAATTGGGCCACATATTAGAATTAATAAaagggaaaactacgtatatatacatgttaaggagaaatatttacgaaacgtaacgatagttttccttatttacaaaacataacgatatattacaaaacatgacggattttcatatatttttcgtttttttattttttttccagaaaatatatatattttttaaaaaaatattttttatatatatttttttaaatatttttttttttttttttttgctcaatggcttaaaaaattacctcatatttctgtgtatgaaatgtgtatgtgtgagcaaaatttttaatataattttcatatacaaaatttgagcgaaaactttaagccttgaatattgtatgaaaattgttacaatgttgttgtagttgtattaattttccgaaaagctaatatgaaatttatatacaaacaatgtgaatgaaattctaagtcttgaggaagatatacacatttcataccattctcatgcataaaattttaagcataatgtttaagccttgatcaagatatacacatttcatacacaaaaatttgagcgattattttaagtcttgaatgttgtatcaaagttatatacaatgttgttgtagttgtattaattttacagaaatctaacataaactttatacatgaaaatgtgagcgaaattttaagacatgagcaagatacaaatttcatattgttttcatacacacaattttgagcggatttttaagccttgaacgagatatacacatttcatacatttttcatacactaaattttgagcaaactttttaagtcttgagcgagatatacacatttcatacaactttcatacataagtttttaagcaaaaaaaaatattaatttttttaaaaaataaaaataaattttaaaaaaatattttttaaaaaaaaaaaaaaaatatttttttaaaaaaatgatttttaaaaaataaaaaataattttaaaaaaaaattttttta
Coding sequences within it:
- the LOC132034308 gene encoding acyl carrier protein 1, chloroplastic-like, with the protein product MAASSFAISSLSCSSFKPNQAYLKTSSLSIKGISFPSLRLKPATRRFSINCAAKPETVDKVCEIVKKQLALPGDKVVNGESKFTALGADSLDTVEIVMGLEEAFGITVEEENAQTIATVQDAADLIEELVAKK